A segment of the Candidatus Methylomirabilota bacterium genome:
CCGCCGGTGACCGGCTGGGCGGCGGCGCGGGAGGATGTCGCGGTGGGGGCGTGGGTGCTGTTCGGCATCCTCTTCCTCTGGCAGTTGCCCCATACGCTGGCCATCGCCCGCCTCTACCGGGACGACTACGCGAGGGCGGGGGTCCGCGTGCTGCCCGTCGTGGACGCCGACGGCTGGAGCACGGAGCGGCAGATCGTGACGGGGTGCCTGGCCCTGCTGGCGGTGAGTCTCCTGCCCACGCTCATCGGCATGGCCGGGCCACTGTACTTCGTCGGCGCGCTGCTCCTGGGCCTCGTCTTCGCGACCTTTGGCACCCTGCAGGCGCTGGCGCCCTCGTCGCTGTCGGCGCGCCGCGTCCTGTTCGCATCGCTGCTCTACCTGCCGGCCGTGCTGGCCCTGCTGGCTCTCGACAAGGTATGACCGCCAACGAGATCCGAGGGAAGAATCGGCGCACGGCGCGAATTCTGGTCGTCATCATGGCCGGGCTCGCAGTGGCCGCGTTCCTGGTGGGGATCCGCTGGTGACGCGCGTCCTCGAGGCGCCGCCTCGGCGTCGGCCGTCGCGCGCGAACGGTCGGACGCCCCCCCCGCCCCCGCCCCCGGGGGGAGGCGACGGGCCCGACGGCGGTCCCGCGCGGCGGCGGGCCGCGCTCGACAACGTGGTCCTGGCGACGATCTTCTTCATCGGTGCAGAGGTCATGTTCTTCACTGGCCTCATCTTCTCCTCCTGGGTCCTGCGCCTGGCCGCGCCCGTCTGGCCGCCGCCGCTACAGCCGCGGCTGCCGCTGGGGGTGACCGGCGTGAACACGCTCGTGCTGCTGGCCTCGAGCGTGGCCATGGTCGCCGCCGGCCGCGCGCTGAACGCGGGCGACCGCGGGCTGGCCGTCCGGCGCCTGGCCACCGCCGCCGGTCTCGGCGGCCTGTTCCTCCTGGTCCAGGGCTACGAGTGGGTCCGCCTCATCCGGTTCGGGCTGACCGTGTCCTCCGGCGCCTACGGCGCCACGTTCTACACGCTCATCGGCACCCACGCCGTGCACGTGTTGGGGGCGCTGGTCTGGCTGGCCGTCACGCTGCTGCTGACTGCGCGCGGGCGGTTCGCCGACGGCGGCACCGCGCCGTTCCGGGCCTGTGCGCTGTTCTGGCACTTCGTCGTCGCCCTCTGGCCGATCCTCTACCTGTCGGTGTACCTGCTGTGAACGGCCCGGCGTTCGCTTCGCTCGGCCGCCTCCTGGCCCGTCCGGCCACGCGCGTACTGGCAGCGCTCGCGCTGGCGCTGCCGCCGGGCCCGGCGGCCGCCTGCTCGGCCTGCCTCAGCTCGCCCTACGGGGACCGCACCTTCAACTGGGCATTTCTCGGCCTGCTCATCATGCCGTTCATGGTCGCGGCCGCCGTCGGCGGCGTGCTCGCCTACTGCTACCGCCGCCGTCGCGCGGATCGCGCGCGGTTGAACCTTCCCATCGAGGAGACGACATGACTCCAGCAGCGGCCTCTGTGCACTCGGCGGTGGAACCGGCCGAGACCCCGCTCACTCCGGAGAGCTGGGGCAAGCTCGGGATGTGGATCTTCCTGGCGGGTGACGCCGTGGGGTTCGGCGTGCTGCTCGCCTCCTACGGCCTCATGCGGGCGACGAGCCTCGACTGGCCCATCCCCTTCGACGTCCTGGGCATCAACCTCACGGCCTTCATGACCTTCCTCCTCATCTGCTCGAGCGTGACGATGGTGAAGGCGCTCGAGTGGCTGGGCAAGGGCGATCGGATCCGGTGCCGGTGGTTCCTCTTCTACACCGCGCTGGGCGGGGCCATCTTCGTGAGCCTGCAGGCCTACGAGTGGTCGAAGCTGATCCGGGAGGGGCTGCACATCAACGGCAATCCCTGGGGCGCGAGCCTCTTCGGCGCCTCCTTCTTCATCGTCACCGGCTTCCATGGCCTGCACGTGACCGGAGGCGTCATCTATCTGCTCTCCATCATCCGCTACGTGACGAACCGTCCGGACCCGGCGGCCAGTTACAACGCGGTGGAGATCACTGGCCTGTACTGGCACTTCGTCGACCTGGTCTGGATCATGGTCTTCACCTTCATGTACCTGCTGTAGGGGGACCGATGGCGGCCACGGCGGAACACAAGCATCCGAACTACATGGCGGTCTTCTGGTACCTGGCGGCGTTGACGGTGATCGAGCTGGCGGTCATCTTCCTGCCGCTGGCCAAGCTCACGATCGGCGTGCTCCTGGTGGCGCTGGCGCTGGGCAAGGCGGCGCTGGTGGCGATGTACTTCATGCATCTGAGATTCGAGACCCGGACGCTCGGACTCATCGCCATCACGCCCCTCGTCATCGCCACGCTGCTGGTCTTCGTCGTGCTCCCCGACGGCTTCGCCGTCGACCACAAGACCGCTGTCAAGAAGCCGGCGGCGCACGCGCCCGCCAAGCACTGAGGTGAGCCATGCCCGTCGAAGACCAGCGGGCCCGGGCCGCCCGCGCCGTCCGGCGGGCCTTGCGCCTGCGGTGCCCCCGCTGCGGGGAGACACCACTGTTCCGGGGCTGGTTCGCCATGGCGCGCGAGTGCCGGTTCTGCGGGCTCCGCTTCGAGCGCGCCCAGGGGTACTTCGTGGGCGCGATCTACATCAACTACGCGGTCACGACGGTGATCGCCGTCGGCGGGTACTTCGTACTCTGGTCGCGGGCCGGGATCTCGACGGCGGCGCAGTTCGCGATCTGGGTCCCCTTCCTCGTCGTCTTTCCGCTCTGGTTCTTCCGCTACAGCCGCAGCCTCTGGCTGGCGCTCGAGTACTTCGTGAACCCCGAGCAATAGTCGGAGGGGGCCTCGGCGGCCCCCTCCGATGCCTCCCCCCAGGAGAGTGGCGCCGGCGAAGCCGGCGCTCGAAGGCGGCCATTCTCACGCTTGTGCTCATTCTGGGGCTTGGCCTCGTCCCGGGGGGGGCGGGGGCGGCGTACGAGGAGGTCGTGGTGAAGGACGGCGGCATGCTCGCCGGCGCCGTGAGGTTCGCCGGCACGCCGCCCAGGCTCGAGCCCATCCGCGTGAACAAGAACCGCGAGGTCTGCGGCGAGGTCAAGGAGTCGGAGGCGCTGGTGGTGGGCGGCGCTGATCGCGGAGTGCGCGGCAGCGTGGTCCTCATCGAGGGCGTCGGGCGGGGCAAGAAGCCGAGCGGCGGCGTGGTGGTCGACAACCACCAGTGCCGGTTCGTGCCCCATGTGGCCGCGACCATGGTCGGCGAGCGCACGCGTGTGAAGAACTCCGATCCGATCCTGCACAACACCCACGGGTTTCACGCCGGCACCGCGGGCTCGTCCGGCAAGCTGACGGTCTTCAACCTGGCCCTCCCCAACGCCGGCCAGGTCATCGAGATCACCAGGAAGCTCGTCAAGCCCGGTCCCGTCCGCGTGCTGTGCGACGCCCACACGCACATGTTCGGCTGGCTCTACGTCCACGACAGCCCCTACTTCGCCGTCACCGACGAGCGGGGCGCGTTCCGCATCGACGGGGTGCCGCCGGGCCGGTACCGGGTCACCATGTGGCACGAGGGGTTCCGCCCCCAGGGTGTCGACAAGGACGGGCGTCCCGTCTACGACGAGGCGCGGACGGTCACGAAAGAGGTCACGATCGCGCCCAACGCCACGGCGATGGTCGAGTTCGAGCTGCGCTGAGCGCTCACGAGCGAGGGGGAGAGTCCATGTACAAGCACATCTACGTTCCGGTGGACAACTCGGACTACTCGAACCGGGCGATCGACCTGGCGGTCGAGCTGGGCCGGGCGTTCGGCGCGACGCTGACGGGTTGTCACGTGTACGCCGCCCGGTTGCACGACTACCGGTTCAAGCAGATGGAGTACACGCTGCCGGAGGAGTACAAGGACGAGCAGGAGCTCGAGCGCCAGCGGAAGATCCACGACTCCCTCATCGCCATGGGGCTGCAGCTCATCTCCGACTCCTATCTCGACGTGATGGCCCGGAAGGCGGAGGCGGCCGGGCTGGGCTTCGAGCGCAAGATGATGGACGGCAAGCACTACAAAGCGCTCATCGAGGACGCCCGGGCATCCGACTACGACCTCGTCATCATGGGCGCCCTCGGCATGGGCGCGGTCAAGG
Coding sequences within it:
- a CDS encoding cytochrome c oxidase subunit 3, whose amino-acid sequence is MTRVLEAPPRRRPSRANGRTPPPPPPPGGGDGPDGGPARRRAALDNVVLATIFFIGAEVMFFTGLIFSSWVLRLAAPVWPPPLQPRLPLGVTGVNTLVLLASSVAMVAAGRALNAGDRGLAVRRLATAAGLGGLFLLVQGYEWVRLIRFGLTVSSGAYGATFYTLIGTHAVHVLGALVWLAVTLLLTARGRFADGGTAPFRACALFWHFVVALWPILYLSVYLL
- a CDS encoding cytochrome c oxidase subunit 3, producing the protein MTPAAASVHSAVEPAETPLTPESWGKLGMWIFLAGDAVGFGVLLASYGLMRATSLDWPIPFDVLGINLTAFMTFLLICSSVTMVKALEWLGKGDRIRCRWFLFYTALGGAIFVSLQAYEWSKLIREGLHINGNPWGASLFGASFFIVTGFHGLHVTGGVIYLLSIIRYVTNRPDPAASYNAVEITGLYWHFVDLVWIMVFTFMYLL
- a CDS encoding cytochrome C oxidase subunit IV family protein; amino-acid sequence: MAATAEHKHPNYMAVFWYLAALTVIELAVIFLPLAKLTIGVLLVALALGKAALVAMYFMHLRFETRTLGLIAITPLVIATLLVFVVLPDGFAVDHKTAVKKPAAHAPAKH
- a CDS encoding DUF983 domain-containing protein → MPVEDQRARAARAVRRALRLRCPRCGETPLFRGWFAMARECRFCGLRFERAQGYFVGAIYINYAVTTVIAVGGYFVLWSRAGISTAAQFAIWVPFLVVFPLWFFRYSRSLWLALEYFVNPEQ
- a CDS encoding carboxypeptidase regulatory-like domain-containing protein, producing MLILGLGLVPGGAGAAYEEVVVKDGGMLAGAVRFAGTPPRLEPIRVNKNREVCGEVKESEALVVGGADRGVRGSVVLIEGVGRGKKPSGGVVVDNHQCRFVPHVAATMVGERTRVKNSDPILHNTHGFHAGTAGSSGKLTVFNLALPNAGQVIEITRKLVKPGPVRVLCDAHTHMFGWLYVHDSPYFAVTDERGAFRIDGVPPGRYRVTMWHEGFRPQGVDKDGRPVYDEARTVTKEVTIAPNATAMVEFELR